A genomic region of Cherax quadricarinatus isolate ZL_2023a chromosome 42, ASM3850222v1, whole genome shotgun sequence contains the following coding sequences:
- the qsm gene encoding uncharacterized protein qsm isoform X2 — MTSYFSRQSDDRMAVKYSVECTGATMVVRVPMAGVKDVELDKWGELPGCGSQHDNTHYTLTLPLDDTLACGTTRVRNKLTGEELFYHRVAITSPHGRQVILVKCRVGADNSTLGNIVKRDVLPPEFVEPDYIEITSEVTGTAPIPILGVGVRQNGQLVGSQINVRPGTPLTMEVFLDDTSAGTYGILMSYMEVTDNENKKETIIFNGCSVDPVLFDNFITTTGDYVSAKFRAFKFPETNYVLFRGTVDICLDKCQGIACSNGQLGFGRRRRDISSQAVDPNKIFEVTMTTFLKVDETLNNTNKEDVKSFATDMVDKVVKGIGAVERALADAEASLPWSRSATERDAPFQSSEGNEPVFIYYNDNSGQRYTQSLFTLIVAALLVCCCH; from the exons TGAAGTACTCGGTTGAGTGCACTGGGGCGACCATGGTGGTGCGAGTACCCATGGCCGGGGTGAAGGATGTCGAACTGGACAAGTGGGGTGAGCTTCCAGGGTGTGGCAGCCAGCATgacaacacccactacactctcacccTGCCCCTAGATGACACCTTGGCCTGTGGCACAACCAGAGTCAGGAACAAACTTACA GGTGAAGAGTTATTTTATCACCGGGTGGCAATAACGTCCCCCCACGGGAGGCAAGTGATCCTGGTCAAGTGTCGGGTTGGTGCTGACAACTCAACCCTGGGCAATATAGTTAAAAGAGATGTTCTTCCACCGGAGTTTGTGGAGCCAGA CTACATCGAGATCACATCAGAGGTGACAGGAACAGCACCCATCCCCATCCTGGGCGTGGGCGTGAGGCAGAATGGTCAGTTGGTCGGCTCTCAGATTAATGTCCGCCCAGGTACACCCCTCACCATGGAG GTGTTTCTGGACGACACCTCAGCCGGCACTTACGGCATCTTAATGAGTTATATGGAAGTCACTGATAATGAGAACAAGAAAGAAACTATCATCTTTAATGG GTGTTCCGTTGACCCAGTGCTCTTCGACAACTTCATCACAACTACTGGTGACTATGTGTCTGCCAAATTCCGAGCCTTCAAATTCCCAGAGACAAACTATGTTTTGTTCCGAGGAACTGTAGATATCTGCCTTGATAAGTGCCAGGGG attGCTTGTAGTAATGGTCAGCTGGGCTTTGGACGGCGGCGACGTGATATCAGTAGCCAGGCGGTGGATCCGAACAAGATCTTTGAGGTTACAATGACAACTTTCTTGAAAGTAGATGAAACACTCAATAATACGAACAAGGAAGATGTGAAGAGCTTCGCTACAGACATGGTGGATAAAGTTGTGAAAGGCATAGGAGCTGTCGAGAGGGCACTTGCCGACGCTGAAGCCTCTCTACCTTGGAGTAGGTCAGCAACTGAGCGCGATGCACCGTTCCAGTCCAGTGAAGGAAATGAACCAGTCTTCATTTACTACAATGATAATAGTGGTCAAAGATACACTCAGAGTTTGTTCACTCTCATAGTAGCTGCTCTTCTTGTCTGCTGTTGCCACTAA
- the qsm gene encoding uncharacterized protein qsm isoform X3 — protein sequence MVVRVPMAGVKDVELDKWGELPGCGSQHDNTHYTLTLPLDDTLACGTTRVRNKLTGEELFYHRVAITSPHGRQVILVKCRVGADNSTLGNIVKRDVLPPEFVEPDYIEITSEVTGTAPIPILGVGVRQNGQLVGSQINVRPGTPLTMEVFLDDTSAGTYGILMSYMEVTDNENKKETIIFNGCSVDPVLFDNFITTTGDYVSAKFRAFKFPETNYVLFRGTVDICLDKCQGIACSNGQLGFGRRRRDISSQAVDPNKIFEVTMTTFLKVDETLNNTNKEDVKSFATDMVDKVVKGIGAVERALADAEASLPWSRSATERDAPFQSSEGNEPVFIYYNDNSGQRYTQSLFTLIVAALLVCCCH from the exons ATGGTGGTGCGAGTACCCATGGCCGGGGTGAAGGATGTCGAACTGGACAAGTGGGGTGAGCTTCCAGGGTGTGGCAGCCAGCATgacaacacccactacactctcacccTGCCCCTAGATGACACCTTGGCCTGTGGCACAACCAGAGTCAGGAACAAACTTACA GGTGAAGAGTTATTTTATCACCGGGTGGCAATAACGTCCCCCCACGGGAGGCAAGTGATCCTGGTCAAGTGTCGGGTTGGTGCTGACAACTCAACCCTGGGCAATATAGTTAAAAGAGATGTTCTTCCACCGGAGTTTGTGGAGCCAGA CTACATCGAGATCACATCAGAGGTGACAGGAACAGCACCCATCCCCATCCTGGGCGTGGGCGTGAGGCAGAATGGTCAGTTGGTCGGCTCTCAGATTAATGTCCGCCCAGGTACACCCCTCACCATGGAG GTGTTTCTGGACGACACCTCAGCCGGCACTTACGGCATCTTAATGAGTTATATGGAAGTCACTGATAATGAGAACAAGAAAGAAACTATCATCTTTAATGG GTGTTCCGTTGACCCAGTGCTCTTCGACAACTTCATCACAACTACTGGTGACTATGTGTCTGCCAAATTCCGAGCCTTCAAATTCCCAGAGACAAACTATGTTTTGTTCCGAGGAACTGTAGATATCTGCCTTGATAAGTGCCAGGGG attGCTTGTAGTAATGGTCAGCTGGGCTTTGGACGGCGGCGACGTGATATCAGTAGCCAGGCGGTGGATCCGAACAAGATCTTTGAGGTTACAATGACAACTTTCTTGAAAGTAGATGAAACACTCAATAATACGAACAAGGAAGATGTGAAGAGCTTCGCTACAGACATGGTGGATAAAGTTGTGAAAGGCATAGGAGCTGTCGAGAGGGCACTTGCCGACGCTGAAGCCTCTCTACCTTGGAGTAGGTCAGCAACTGAGCGCGATGCACCGTTCCAGTCCAGTGAAGGAAATGAACCAGTCTTCATTTACTACAATGATAATAGTGGTCAAAGATACACTCAGAGTTTGTTCACTCTCATAGTAGCTGCTCTTCTTGTCTGCTGTTGCCACTAA
- the qsm gene encoding uncharacterized protein qsm isoform X1, whose amino-acid sequence MGLQEQGTILLLVIAAAVVGATKVKYSVECTGATMVVRVPMAGVKDVELDKWGELPGCGSQHDNTHYTLTLPLDDTLACGTTRVRNKLTGEELFYHRVAITSPHGRQVILVKCRVGADNSTLGNIVKRDVLPPEFVEPDYIEITSEVTGTAPIPILGVGVRQNGQLVGSQINVRPGTPLTMEVFLDDTSAGTYGILMSYMEVTDNENKKETIIFNGCSVDPVLFDNFITTTGDYVSAKFRAFKFPETNYVLFRGTVDICLDKCQGIACSNGQLGFGRRRRDISSQAVDPNKIFEVTMTTFLKVDETLNNTNKEDVKSFATDMVDKVVKGIGAVERALADAEASLPWSRSATERDAPFQSSEGNEPVFIYYNDNSGQRYTQSLFTLIVAALLVCCCH is encoded by the exons TGAAGTACTCGGTTGAGTGCACTGGGGCGACCATGGTGGTGCGAGTACCCATGGCCGGGGTGAAGGATGTCGAACTGGACAAGTGGGGTGAGCTTCCAGGGTGTGGCAGCCAGCATgacaacacccactacactctcacccTGCCCCTAGATGACACCTTGGCCTGTGGCACAACCAGAGTCAGGAACAAACTTACA GGTGAAGAGTTATTTTATCACCGGGTGGCAATAACGTCCCCCCACGGGAGGCAAGTGATCCTGGTCAAGTGTCGGGTTGGTGCTGACAACTCAACCCTGGGCAATATAGTTAAAAGAGATGTTCTTCCACCGGAGTTTGTGGAGCCAGA CTACATCGAGATCACATCAGAGGTGACAGGAACAGCACCCATCCCCATCCTGGGCGTGGGCGTGAGGCAGAATGGTCAGTTGGTCGGCTCTCAGATTAATGTCCGCCCAGGTACACCCCTCACCATGGAG GTGTTTCTGGACGACACCTCAGCCGGCACTTACGGCATCTTAATGAGTTATATGGAAGTCACTGATAATGAGAACAAGAAAGAAACTATCATCTTTAATGG GTGTTCCGTTGACCCAGTGCTCTTCGACAACTTCATCACAACTACTGGTGACTATGTGTCTGCCAAATTCCGAGCCTTCAAATTCCCAGAGACAAACTATGTTTTGTTCCGAGGAACTGTAGATATCTGCCTTGATAAGTGCCAGGGG attGCTTGTAGTAATGGTCAGCTGGGCTTTGGACGGCGGCGACGTGATATCAGTAGCCAGGCGGTGGATCCGAACAAGATCTTTGAGGTTACAATGACAACTTTCTTGAAAGTAGATGAAACACTCAATAATACGAACAAGGAAGATGTGAAGAGCTTCGCTACAGACATGGTGGATAAAGTTGTGAAAGGCATAGGAGCTGTCGAGAGGGCACTTGCCGACGCTGAAGCCTCTCTACCTTGGAGTAGGTCAGCAACTGAGCGCGATGCACCGTTCCAGTCCAGTGAAGGAAATGAACCAGTCTTCATTTACTACAATGATAATAGTGGTCAAAGATACACTCAGAGTTTGTTCACTCTCATAGTAGCTGCTCTTCTTGTCTGCTGTTGCCACTAA